One stretch of Niallia sp. XMNu-256 DNA includes these proteins:
- the recU gene encoding Holliday junction resolvase RecU, with translation MHFNYPNGKRFFSNNQLKPIKRKDLNISYGKRGMTLEEDLNETNQYYLSRGIAVIHKKPTPIQIVNVDYPKRSAAVIREAYFKQASTTDYNGIYKGKYIDFEAKETKLTTAFPLKNFHEHQIQHMEQVLEQDGICFVILRFSSSEEVYFFEAHYLLSYWERMKNGGRKSITKEEIKQNGLYIPLGLQPRLDYIKIIDQLYDF, from the coding sequence ATGCATTTCAACTATCCGAATGGGAAACGTTTTTTTTCAAACAATCAATTAAAGCCTATTAAACGTAAGGATCTAAACATATCTTATGGAAAAAGAGGGATGACTTTAGAAGAGGACCTTAATGAAACAAATCAATATTATTTAAGTAGAGGAATAGCTGTTATCCATAAGAAGCCTACTCCCATCCAAATTGTAAATGTAGATTATCCAAAAAGAAGTGCGGCTGTTATTCGTGAAGCCTATTTTAAACAAGCGTCTACGACCGATTATAATGGTATCTATAAGGGAAAATACATTGATTTTGAGGCCAAAGAAACGAAACTAACTACAGCTTTTCCTCTTAAGAATTTTCATGAACATCAAATCCAGCATATGGAGCAGGTATTAGAGCAAGATGGAATTTGTTTTGTCATTCTACGCTTTTCTTCATCTGAAGAAGTCTATTTTTTTGAAGCACATTATCTTCTTTCCTATTGGGAACGTATGAAAAACGGTGGAAGAAAATCGATAACAAAAGAGGAAATTAAACAAAATGGTCTTTACATACCACTTGGGCTGCAACCAAGACTTGATTATATTAAAATTATCGACCAACTTTACGATTTTTAA
- a CDS encoding PBP1A family penicillin-binding protein: MTENYSSREERRRQQESAKQKRNGNKKKMSKGSLLKTTLLVILALAIIAGVGGAATFAYMVKDTPKLDAATLKASIPSEIYSLDGTFVTEIGTQKLDYVDYENIPELVRNAVIATEDSRFFKHHGIDPIRLVGAVIANVTDGFGAEGGSTITQQVAKMHFLTFEKTISRKAQEAWLAIQLERNYTKEEIFELYVNKVFMSQRATGIATASKIYFGKELKDLTLPEAALIAGMPQSPNNYNPFNHPENANNRKNVVLSLMHKHGFISETEMKEAQAIHISDLALKEEDRQQETDIPYDPFIGLAIKEIEKKYPEINVYSDGLKIYTTLDLNAQDHVDKMMYTDEVIEFPDDKFQAGITLLDTKTGEIRAIGGSRDKELDFGLNYADFPRQPGSTIKPVLDYGPAIEHLKWGTYQTIVDEPYKYSTGQTVNNWDMRHMGAMSIREALARSRNIPAVKALKEVGTDRAKEFANGLGLDLDEEIYEASALGGLEDGVSSLQMAGAFSAFGNNGYYTKPHAVKEVVFRDGTKINMKPETEVAMSDYTAFMISDILKSAVSAPYGTGRAANVPGHHIAGKTGTTNYSSDKKREHKIPSGGVPDIWFVGYNTNYTISVWTGYEKLHTPIVGSDQQLARKIFKELMTHVSEGKETADFTMPNSVQRVKIEKGTAKLASDYTPNDQVAYEYAVKGHVPNEVSQKFKKLEAPSGFSAQYDQGANEVRLSWSSSIEGSYNLSVSVNGGADQSLPSTSENGYRMASPQPGATYTFKLSVSKDGRQSDAVTASVQIPGPENENEAEDQDQQNEDQDQNSENNEQGENNEQKNENNGNNGNPGNNENNGNNGNNGNPGNNENNGNNGNPGNNGNNGKPNNEKPDANREDDDADEDVEQEQPEQGDVNQPSPNQQPQQQQQQQQQQETEEQPQP; this comes from the coding sequence ATGACAGAAAACTATTCATCTAGGGAGGAACGTCGAAGACAGCAAGAATCCGCTAAACAAAAGCGAAATGGAAACAAGAAAAAGATGTCGAAGGGTTCCTTATTAAAAACTACTTTACTAGTAATCCTAGCTCTCGCAATTATTGCGGGTGTTGGAGGTGCAGCAACATTTGCTTACATGGTGAAGGATACTCCAAAATTGGATGCTGCTACATTAAAGGCATCTATTCCATCCGAAATCTACAGCTTGGATGGAACATTTGTTACTGAAATTGGTACCCAAAAACTAGACTATGTGGATTATGAAAACATACCAGAACTTGTTAGGAATGCAGTGATTGCCACGGAAGACTCCCGATTTTTTAAACATCATGGGATAGACCCCATTCGGTTAGTCGGTGCTGTAATCGCCAATGTGACCGATGGTTTCGGGGCTGAGGGTGGTAGTACAATCACTCAGCAGGTTGCAAAAATGCACTTTTTAACTTTTGAAAAAACAATATCACGTAAAGCCCAAGAAGCATGGCTTGCGATTCAACTAGAACGAAATTATACGAAAGAAGAAATCTTCGAATTATATGTAAATAAAGTGTTTATGTCTCAGAGAGCAACGGGGATTGCAACAGCGTCAAAGATTTACTTTGGCAAAGAATTAAAAGACTTAACTTTACCTGAAGCTGCTCTTATTGCAGGGATGCCGCAAAGCCCGAACAATTATAATCCTTTCAATCATCCTGAAAATGCAAATAATCGTAAAAATGTCGTACTATCGTTAATGCACAAACACGGCTTTATTTCTGAGACCGAAATGAAAGAAGCACAAGCCATTCATATTTCTGATTTAGCGCTGAAAGAAGAAGATCGACAGCAGGAAACTGATATTCCATATGACCCATTTATTGGTCTTGCTATTAAGGAAATTGAAAAAAAATACCCTGAAATTAATGTGTATTCAGACGGGTTAAAAATCTATACAACCCTTGATCTAAATGCGCAGGATCATGTGGATAAAATGATGTATACAGACGAGGTAATTGAATTTCCTGATGACAAATTCCAAGCAGGAATCACTTTACTTGATACGAAAACGGGGGAAATTCGTGCCATTGGGGGCAGTCGTGACAAAGAACTAGATTTTGGTCTTAATTACGCTGACTTCCCACGTCAACCAGGTTCTACTATCAAACCAGTTCTTGATTATGGACCAGCAATTGAACACTTAAAATGGGGAACGTATCAAACGATAGTTGATGAACCTTATAAATATTCGACTGGGCAAACCGTAAATAACTGGGATATGAGACATATGGGCGCCATGTCGATTCGTGAGGCACTCGCTAGATCTCGTAATATACCAGCTGTTAAAGCCTTAAAAGAGGTTGGTACTGACCGGGCAAAAGAATTCGCAAACGGGCTTGGACTTGATTTAGATGAAGAAATATACGAAGCGAGTGCATTAGGCGGTCTTGAAGATGGAGTTTCTTCATTACAAATGGCTGGAGCTTTTAGTGCATTCGGAAACAATGGCTATTATACAAAGCCACACGCGGTAAAGGAAGTTGTTTTCAGAGATGGAACAAAAATTAATATGAAACCTGAAACAGAAGTAGCGATGAGTGATTATACTGCATTTATGATTTCTGACATATTAAAAAGTGCTGTCTCTGCCCCATATGGTACAGGTCGCGCTGCAAATGTTCCTGGTCATCATATCGCAGGTAAAACGGGTACAACTAACTACTCTAGTGATAAAAAACGAGAACATAAAATTCCAAGTGGCGGAGTACCAGATATATGGTTTGTGGGCTATAATACCAACTATACTATTTCAGTATGGACAGGCTATGAAAAGCTGCACACTCCAATTGTAGGCAGTGATCAACAGCTAGCTAGGAAAATATTTAAAGAATTAATGACCCATGTTTCAGAAGGAAAAGAAACAGCGGACTTCACGATGCCTAATTCGGTACAAAGAGTAAAAATTGAAAAAGGAACAGCTAAACTTGCTAGTGATTACACACCTAATGACCAAGTTGCTTACGAATATGCTGTAAAAGGTCACGTACCGAATGAAGTATCCCAGAAATTTAAGAAATTAGAGGCTCCAAGCGGATTCTCTGCACAGTATGATCAAGGTGCTAATGAAGTTCGTTTATCATGGAGTTCAAGTATTGAAGGTTCTTATAACCTATCAGTATCCGTAAATGGAGGAGCTGACCAATCGTTACCTTCAACTTCAGAAAATGGATATAGAATGGCTAGTCCACAACCTGGTGCAACTTATACATTTAAATTGTCCGTTTCTAAAGATGGTCGACAAAGTGATGCTGTAACTGCTAGCGTTCAAATCCCAGGTCCTGAGAATGAAAATGAGGCTGAAGATCAAGATCAACAAAATGAAGATCAAGATCAAAACAGCGAAAACAACGAACAGGGCGAAAATAATGAACAAAAGAACGAAAACAATGGGAACAACGGGAATCCCGGAAATAACGAAAACAATGGAAACAATGGAAACAATGGGAATCCCGGAAATAACGAAAACAATGGAAACAATGGGAACCCCGGAAACAATGGAAACAATGGGAAACCTAATAACGAGAAACCAGATGCTAATCGGGAAGATGATGATGCTGATGAAGATGTTGAACAAGAACAGCCCGAACAAGGGGACGTAAATCAACCTTCTCCGAATCAGCAGCCACAACAGCAACAGCAGCAACAACAACAACAAGAAACTGAGGAACAGCCACAACCATAA
- a CDS encoding YpoC family protein: MRTQPWTEPKITVPVLFSQWQETKKELQAGFSKRDSSKTEMPMKKGIDLFLKALYWSNRQPVDSEVQDTDGLKIKPVNIGERLKYILQNSNKYHSFVQLSELFVEMEKVYKKQEALLKLKKS; the protein is encoded by the coding sequence ATGAGAACTCAGCCATGGACAGAACCTAAAATAACTGTTCCTGTCCTATTTTCACAATGGCAGGAGACAAAAAAAGAATTACAAGCAGGTTTCTCTAAAAGAGATTCTTCCAAAACAGAAATGCCAATGAAAAAGGGGATCGACTTATTTTTAAAAGCATTGTATTGGTCTAACCGTCAACCTGTTGATAGCGAAGTCCAAGATACGGATGGCTTGAAGATAAAACCAGTGAATATTGGAGAAAGATTAAAGTATATTTTGCAAAACTCTAATAAATATCACTCTTTTGTTCAATTGTCCGAACTGTTTGTGGAAATGGAAAAAGTATATAAAAAACAAGAAGCATTGTTGAAGTTAAAAAAATCTTAA
- the nth gene encoding endonuclease III — MLRKSEIRFCLDKMGEMFPDAHCELNHRNPFELVIAVLLSAQCTDVLVNKVTKNLFEKYKTPEDYLNVSLEELQQDIRSIGLFRNKAKNIQKLCQILLDEHCGIVPNTREELVKLPGVGRKTANVVVSVAFDVPAIAVDTHVERVSKRLGFCRWKDTVLEVEETLMKKVPMDEWSVTHHRMIFFGRYHCKAQNPQCPSCPLLEVCREGKKRMRAKEKGK, encoded by the coding sequence ATGTTAAGGAAAAGCGAGATTAGGTTTTGTTTAGATAAAATGGGGGAAATGTTTCCTGATGCTCATTGCGAATTAAACCATCGAAATCCGTTTGAGTTAGTCATTGCGGTCCTACTATCTGCGCAGTGTACAGATGTTTTGGTTAATAAGGTGACGAAGAATCTATTTGAAAAATATAAAACCCCTGAAGATTATTTAAACGTATCACTAGAAGAACTCCAGCAAGATATCCGTTCCATCGGTTTATTTAGAAATAAAGCTAAAAATATTCAAAAGCTATGTCAAATTTTATTGGATGAGCATTGTGGCATTGTGCCTAATACACGGGAGGAACTAGTGAAACTTCCTGGCGTCGGTAGAAAAACAGCAAATGTTGTGGTGTCTGTTGCCTTTGATGTTCCTGCTATTGCCGTTGATACTCATGTTGAAAGAGTAAGCAAGCGGTTAGGTTTTTGTCGTTGGAAAGACACCGTTTTGGAAGTGGAAGAGACGTTAATGAAAAAAGTACCGATGGATGAATGGTCAGTTACCCATCATCGCATGATCTTTTTTGGCCGCTATCATTGTAAAGCGCAAAACCCGCAATGTCCATCATGCCCCTTATTAGAGGTTTGTAGAGAAGGGAAAAAGAGAATGAGGGCGAAGGAGAAGGGAAAATGA
- a CDS encoding DnaD domain-containing protein — MSKTKILKWLHEGQITIPSALLSQYKNMRLNEEELVLLLQLISHIDKGNEFPTPVELSSSMTISVSECSDLLRRLIQKGMIEINEGSTGGIRFEKYSLDPLWEKLIDSFLMDEKQKELQANKNEELNLYTCFEQEFGRPLSPFECESLSMWLDDDHHDPVLIKSALREAVISGKLNFRYIDRILFDWKRNGIKTIEQAKSQGRKIRQHQQQKQRPIEEPVNKQPLPFYNWLEN; from the coding sequence TTGAGTAAAACAAAGATTTTAAAATGGTTGCATGAAGGACAAATCACAATTCCTTCAGCATTGCTGTCCCAATACAAAAATATGAGATTAAATGAAGAAGAACTTGTCCTATTGCTACAACTTATTTCACATATCGATAAAGGAAATGAATTTCCTACTCCAGTTGAACTATCCTCTTCAATGACGATATCCGTATCAGAGTGCTCGGACTTGCTTCGTAGATTAATCCAAAAAGGAATGATTGAAATTAATGAGGGATCTACCGGGGGAATTAGATTTGAAAAGTATTCATTAGATCCCTTATGGGAAAAGCTAATTGACTCTTTCTTAATGGATGAAAAGCAAAAAGAACTACAGGCTAATAAGAATGAAGAATTAAATTTATATACCTGTTTTGAACAAGAATTCGGCAGACCGCTTTCACCATTTGAGTGCGAATCACTATCAATGTGGTTGGATGATGATCATCATGATCCCGTACTTATCAAATCAGCTTTACGAGAAGCGGTTATATCAGGAAAGTTAAATTTCCGATACATTGATCGAATTCTTTTTGATTGGAAACGAAATGGAATCAAAACGATTGAACAGGCAAAAAGCCAAGGGCGTAAAATCCGGCAACATCAACAACAAAAGCAAAGGCCAATAGAGGAACCTGTAAATAAGCAGCCACTACCTTTTTATAATTGGTTAGAAAATTAA